The Glycine max cultivar Williams 82 chromosome 3, Glycine_max_v4.0, whole genome shotgun sequence sequence gatatacaaaattgtgcaaattataggggaatcaagctcatgagtcataccatgaaattatgggaaagagtgatcgaacggagattaagaaaggaaactcaagttactgagaatcaatttggtttcatgccgggaaggtcgaccatggaagcgatttatttattacggcgggtgatggagcaatatcgcatggcccaacaagacttgcacttgatttttattgacttggagaaagcgtatgatagagtgcctagagagattttgtggaaagctctagagaagaaaggggttagggttgcatatattcgagctatccaagatatgtatgatagggtatcgactagtgttaggacacagggtggagagtcagacgattttcccatcacaattggtttgcatcaagggtcaacccttagccctacctttttaccttaattctggatgtcctcacggaacaaatccaagagatagcgccgagatgcatgctttttgcagatgacatagtcctccttggagagtcgagggaggagttgaatgagaggttggaaacttggagacgagctctagaaacacatggctttcgcctaagcagaagcaaatcggagtatatggaatgtaagttcaacaaaagaaggagggtttctaactcagaggtgaaaataggagaccatattatccctcaagtcacacggtttaaatatcttgggtctgtaatacaggatgatggagaaattgaaggggatgtgaatcatcgcattcaagcaggatggatgaaatggagaaaagcatcgtaGGTGTTATGtaatgcaaaggtaccgatcaagctaaagggaaagttttatcggactgcggtaagaccggcgattttgtacggaacagaatgttgggcggtcaagagccaacatgagaataaagtaggtgtagcggagatgaggatgttgcggtggatgtgtggtaagactcgacaggataaaattagaaacgaagctattagagagagggttggagtagcgcctattgtagagaagatggtggaaaatagacttaggtggtttgggcatgtagagagaagaccggtagactctgtagtgaggagagtagaccagatggagagaagacaaacaattcgaggcagaggaagacccaaaaagactataaaagaggttatcaaaaaggatctcgaacttaatgatttggatagaagtatggtacttgatagaacattatgacagaagttgatccatgtagccgaccccacctagtgggataaggcgttgttgttgtttgttgtttgtaatttcttattttttgtctgCTTCATGAgaaagcttttaaaaaaataaaaggactgTTAACTTTGAGAAAATgttctattttatcttttaattataaaaatgtcacctagctttcatttcatgttcttttttcaaaaatttatgtAAGAAACTGTGAAAACAAGTTATTCTCACCGTTTCCTGTACAAACTTTTGaaagtgacaaacaatgcgaaaacaatgtaatttttttctaattaagagtaaaataaaaaaacattttctcaaacaAAATAGTGCCTAATCCTCTTGAACAATAGTTACCAAACATGCTACCAGTCAAAATTTCAGTAGAGCATGAAAACCCAATTTTCTAGATATCATACATGTTACTTTAATATGTCAAAATTTAAGCTTGAGTGAGGAACATAGGGAAGGGAGATGAAGTAAAATTACAAAAGCCTTCATTTGCATCCAGACAAGTACCTGAAAGCTGAGTAAGCATTTTGTATAATGTCTCCATATATCCCGTAAGTATTCCCACACATATGATTAGAGACGAACCTTGACCTGAAGAAGGTATTATTAGTCACAGCAGAATGAATTCAATGAACAATGATTAAAGCAGACATACAACGTCTGATGGGTCTTCCAAATCACATAACTGACTTAAGTATAGGGAATAATCAACATCTCCCATCCCTTTGCAGTGTGGCAAAGAGATAACATTGAAGTCAACCAGATCACCTAAAACTAAAATTCAGATTAATTATGATTTAGGTGTTTTTCCAACATTTCTACAATTTTCAGTTTTACCAAACTAACAAGATCCTTGACACAGGTATATACtatatagtaaataaatttcatttaaatattaaaattgggACAATTCTCCctctaaatttcaaattttgaataaaaactgGCTTTAAAAATGCaatttgtaaatataattaaataaaaacttgaAAGTAGGAAATGGGTGAAAGAGGTGGATGTAAGCCATCAATGTGGAAAGACAATTTTCTCCTTCCTATTCAATTGTATTAAACAAAATACTAGGCTTTCGGAGAAGAGGGATTGGATGCCATGTGAAAGAATCTTCCTTCTATTGTAGTCGTAAAGTAGATTGAATACTTACAAAGGTTCTATCTATGTAGCAtgacaaattcaataaaaaagaatagcAAATGAAATTGCAAAGTAACATAGGAAAAACGACAAAAGCAAATAGGTAAAAGGTCATTCATTGTCATCTTTTATTGTTCAAGATTATATGACTCGGTGACTCCTAACTAATAAATAAGACAAGTCAATTGAGGATCATCGACTTATTATTTGCATAAGTTCTTCCAAATACAAAGTTGATATTCATCCATAACATTTCCCACCAAATGCTCTggttatcttttaaattttaacttccACAACTCAAATCAAAAGTGATAAAGTAACAGTTATGTGGCAAGAAAAATACCAAATCCAGATTCTGATATGGTATCACATATCCATGTAATAGTCATTGCACCACAAACCAATAAAATAGATGTCACCATTACATGCTTGACCCTGCAAAAGTAGCAAACATTTtaacaacaaatatataatatgacGAGATTTTCCACCAAATTTATGACTCAGTAAAATTATGGCAACAATCCAAAAGAATGAAAACCATATTATCAagcataaaacaaaacaaaaaaaaaataggatggcAGTTTTATAATGTGCTTATAAAAAAAGGTAATGTCATAACGTAATGAAGGCCAATGACACTGGTATGTTCACCAATTATTAAGAtatctatttttaaatacatctgtttaaattacaatatATGAAAAATCATCTATTTGACCTTACACATGATATCAACTTGTGAAGATAACATTGGTAGTTCAACTATTTGTTGGATTAATGAAATATTTCTAGTAAAATATTCTTCTATACAAATTACCTATAAGTGGCAGCATAAATTGAATATGGAAGTGAGTAGCAAGCAACTATTAAAGCTTCCAGAATTGCAAAGCCAAATGACATCCACCATCTGAAATGTGCGGAACAAGTGAACAGTTCATTAGTTGAAATTCCTTAAATCTCATATAAAGGGAGATAGAAAAACAATGTTTAGCTAGAAATTAGGTCACTGCTCAAGATGGATAAATAGACCCACATATAACTCTTAATTTTCTCATGCCCATCCAGACCTTCTTTCCGTAGCTTTACTAAAGAAGGGACAACATGACAGAGTACCTGCACATGAATATCTTGTATAAATTCAGTTCATAGAAGGCTGAAACATCAAAAAAGAAATCAACCATACACAAGAAAAATGGGTATCTGGTTGAGAACCCCAGTGTTCTTTAGTCTTTACAACCAAGTACTTCACAGTTCACAGTAAAAATAAGGAGAAAAAACATTCTTCTTTCAAAGATACTTATTTACAGAAGACTTATTTTCTTACATAATCTAAAGCACAGAGAGCAACACTTCCAAAGATCTACTTTGCTTTAAAAGAGGAGCACAACTGGTTTCATATATTGATATATGTCGCATACTTTTATGAACACACTAGCAAAATtatcaaagaattaaaaatcaGATATAATTAAAGGAAGTTGAACATCCTTTGGTCTTCAAAGTAACAGAAAGTAAACTTTTGCATCAAATATCTGTCTAACAAGATCAGTACACAAAGGGGGCATACCTGCATAATAATGGATGCTATTATCTGAGGACTGATTCCAAGCTGGAAAATAGATAGCTTGAGCTCAGCAGTGAAGTCACCAAGTTCATCTGCCAGAAGCTACATGAATGACTGTTCACATGTATAAACTCAGAAAAATATCCAAGCAAAAAATTGCTCTAGCAAATATTGGACTGTTGACCTAACTCAGTTATCAAATTCTATGTAtcttatatttgaatttacttAAATTCAAATTGTAGATATTCTATCTATTCTTAGGATTTCTATTTGTATCTCATGTACAATTACAATCAATTTTGGAATGAGATTATCATCCTTCCACTACTTTCTATAGCAAAAACACTAGACAACAGTCCAAATTTTGCTTCTCACAAGCTACCTTGAGCTAACACTCAATTTGAGATCAAATAtgtcaaatttaagttttacactgtcattcaatcacaaatcatcATTGAATTATTGTAAAAGACAACAAACTTATCCTACATCATGTGATGATTGAATGACAGTACAAAACTGTTTTACACTTGCAtagccttttttttctcttaccaAATTCACCCGAACATTTatcctctctcttctttttctttagttTCTACATTCAATTATGAGTTAAAAAACGAGTATCACTCAATTCCTATTTGCCAATGAGCAAAAACAAAACGTGATCACATGTTGTAATAAGAGCTACAAAGTTAAAATCAAAGTGCGTGTGAGTAACTGGCAGCAACAAATGATGCAATGCAATGCAACTCACCAACGGATGATCCTGCGACAAAGCTCAAGTAGTCTTCCGGTATCAACCTTCTGTCAAACCCGGGAAGAGGAATAAAATAACCGACGCGACTAATCACAATCAACATGGCCGTCACGAACAGCCTCCTCCGAATCTCGCTCTTAAAAAACGATTCCGCGGCGCCGTTAATCACAGAACCCAACCGCGCAAAGTTCAGAAACCTGTTCCTGAACATCAAAGGTTTCAATTGCAGGGTTCCCGAGCTGTTAGCACTCGGAGACGACGACGAAATAACCGCTTCCCCCCCATCGCCGCGTGTCGCCGGAACAACTTCCTCATCAACGCGTGCATAATCACCTCGGAGCCGGTCGGAGAAGCTAACGGAGAGAGTCCGGTTCAGCTTCGGAAACAAAGACCGGTTCGATGCGTTGAATGCAGGATTTGTGAAAAGGGAAACCCTAGCTCCAATTCCGTTGATACATTTTACGTATCTTCTTTCTGCATAATTAACGTTCAATAAGAGGCTACAATGCtttgtattaatagcttctcttttcttttttttctcattagCGTTAAGAGCAGGGAACTTACCTCTGAGTGCGTTGGGTTTCGTTTGGAAGCGGTGTGGATAAAAGTGATTAGGGGAGAATCGCGTTGCTTCCATGGTTGGACTTGGAAAAATGGGAGTGAGTGgaaaagaggaagaggaagacggggcttttttgtgctttaaaAATCGATAATTAAACCCTCATCCGTGACATGGATCCTCTGTTTCGAGCACTATATTTACACGATCTCTGAGGATATTTTCATTGGACCATGACGCGATGTGTTAGCCAGCTTCATACGTGGCGGGGGTGATTGGTTTAGTAGGAGTCGTATGAGGAGTTGAACTCACATAtgtactctttttattttctaggtgaagttttattataaattggaggaaaaaataattatgataaaattaggACAACTTTTATCATATCATTGAAGCTCGAGGGAAATGTTTTTTACATGTGTATAGAAAAAAAGATTAGTAAAAAGGTGTAAGATATAAATATTTAggttaaaatactttttttttcattcatgttTTGGATTATATTAAAGGATTAAAAGTATTTTAGTGAAATATTTTCTACTCAATGTTAAATATGCTTTCAgttatttaagatttaaataataaattatttgtaaattagttgttttttattaagaaaaatttagATAGAGTATGCGGTAAAATATGATTTTCGTTCCTCTaaaatttttaaagattaattttagtctctttgaaaaaaaattgtccaattTTTGTCcctctaaatttgaaatatgcCCTTTTTTAATCCTTCGAGATGTTTTAGATAACGCTTTATAGAGGGAcgaaaaatgatttagatagttTTTCAAACTAAATATGGCCATTTCAAAATTAGATGGGAcgaaaattggaaaaataaaataaatagagaaaCTAAAACTTAACTTTGGAAAATTTGGAGAGACAAAACATCATAGTTTACCCTATAGTATCTCAAATATatgtttgagtttaattttcatcagTATAAAAAGCTCATATTGTCAACcagttaaaaataatcattgttatgattttttagGAAActgtcataaaaataaaaaatttatcatatacgacagattatgattataaaaattatagctTTAGTTGACAAGATAAGATATCATCCAAAAtcatttctttgatttttacatAGCAAATAAAATTTGCCAAGCAAAAAGcacatttttacatttttttgttgagTGACTAAATGGTTATTGAGCAAAAAAAGGCTCTTGGTCACAaagttatttcttaaaattttgaagttCATTGTGTATTGTACAAGGTTCACAAAATACACATGACACTCTGAAACACGTGTTAACCCTACATGTCAGCCTTGGCATAAGAACACGGACGTTTGATCCTTAGCAGTCGGGATCCCTAATTGATAAGTTATCTCTAActtcttaatatttgaatatatttgaacCTCTTTATCTCTTGTCAGGTATTCAATTATCTACAAACTACACATTATTTTATAAGGTATAGTTATCTACCAACTTTTATCTTtaacattatctataagctacCGGCTATTATCTATAAGCTAGTAATTATTTGCAAGGCCCATAACAatccctacaaacaaggaccTACAACTCCACTCCACTCCTATAAATATCAAGTTTCATCGATCTCTTAAGGCATCCCACGCACACTAGCACACGAGCAAACACGCTTGTGCACTTATTATCTCTTGAACGCTCATTCAAGCTTACATTTTTGCATATAAATGCTTTATCTCCTTACTCATATACTTACTTGAGCGTCAGACTCCTTTATTTTGCAGGTTCCCCCTTATGTCCTCTTACAAAGACCACTCTCAAAGCTAACATGCGAAGTCCAGAAGCCCACTTTAGCCACGTCCACCCTGATGTGTGCTAGCTCCGAATTTTGGTGAGTACATTTGGTGCCCAC is a genomic window containing:
- the LOC100803256 gene encoding preprotein translocase subunit SCY2, chloroplastic; the encoded protein is MEATRFSPNHFYPHRFQTKPNALRERRYVKCINGIGARVSLFTNPAFNASNRSLFPKLNRTLSVSFSDRLRGDYARVDEEVVPATRGDGGEAVISSSSPSANSSGTLQLKPLMFRNRFLNFARLGSVINGAAESFFKSEIRRRLFVTAMLIVISRVGYFIPLPGFDRRLIPEDYLSFVAGSSVDELGDFTAELKLSIFQLGISPQIIASIIMQVLCHVVPSLVKLRKEGLDGHEKIKSYIWWMSFGFAILEALIVACYSLPYSIYAATYRVKHVMVTSILLVCGAMTITWICDTISESGFGQGSSLIICVGILTGYMETLYKMLTQLSVSAVSWWPYVLAVLGIFTIVTMWAVVVTEGCRKVKLQYYGFKLASAAREHSPITEVEPYIPFNINPAGMQPVLTTSYLLAFPSILASLLRSPFWEHAKEMLNPETSVGAEPWVYYSIYAFFVFLFNIFDIANMPKEIADYLNKMGARIPNIKPGKATIEYLSKVQASTRFWGGLLLSVLATTSSVLDHYLRRVNAGFAIGFTSVLIIVGSIIELRRSYQAYNVMPSLSNALRRYGV